The following coding sequences are from one Clostridioides difficile ATCC 9689 = DSM 1296 window:
- the argC gene encoding N-acetyl-gamma-glutamyl-phosphate reductase, translating into MNKIKVGIIGATGYVGAELIRLLMNHDKVEVRAIGSNSYVGKDIVDIYPSIGYKNNMICIENEKVIDMCDVVFTALPHGVSEKFVIKAIKSKKKVIDLGADFRIKDEEVYSKWYGVSFIDKILHKKAVYGLSEIYKEDIKDADIIANPGCYPTSISLPLMPLLSSKLIKNNNIIIDSKSGLTGAGRELSISSHFTEVNENITAYKIGKHRHTPEIEQNLSESCKEKVSVVFTPNLIPVNRGILSTIYCTKEDNISINDIHRKLTDYYEFKEFIEILPLDKIASLKNVRFSNKCVISLHENGDTLIICSAIDNMIKGAAGQAIQNMNIIFGIEENTGLKNIAPSF; encoded by the coding sequence ATGAATAAAATAAAAGTTGGTATTATTGGTGCAACTGGATATGTAGGGGCAGAGTTGATTAGATTATTAATGAATCATGATAAAGTCGAAGTGAGAGCGATAGGTTCAAATTCGTATGTTGGAAAAGATATAGTTGATATATATCCAAGTATAGGATATAAAAATAACATGATATGTATAGAAAATGAAAAAGTTATAGATATGTGTGATGTTGTGTTTACAGCCCTTCCACATGGAGTTAGTGAAAAGTTTGTAATAAAGGCAATTAAATCGAAAAAGAAAGTTATAGATTTAGGTGCTGATTTTAGAATAAAAGATGAAGAAGTATATAGTAAATGGTATGGAGTATCTTTTATAGATAAAATCTTACATAAAAAAGCTGTATATGGATTAAGTGAAATATACAAAGAAGATATAAAAGATGCAGATATAATTGCAAATCCTGGATGTTATCCAACTAGTATTTCTTTACCATTGATGCCATTACTAAGTTCTAAATTGATAAAAAATAATAATATAATAATTGATTCTAAATCAGGTCTTACAGGTGCTGGTAGAGAATTATCGATTAGTAGTCACTTTACGGAGGTTAATGAAAATATCACTGCATATAAAATAGGGAAACACAGACATACTCCAGAAATAGAACAAAATTTAAGTGAATCCTGCAAAGAAAAAGTAAGTGTAGTTTTTACACCAAACTTAATCCCAGTAAATAGGGGAATCTTATCAACTATATATTGTACAAAAGAAGATAATATTTCTATAAATGATATACATAGGAAATTAACTGATTATTATGAATTTAAAGAATTTATAGAAATTCTTCCATTAGATAAGATAGCTTCTTTAAAGAATGTTAGATTCTCAAATAAATGTGTAATATCATTACATGAAAATGGAGATACATTGATAATCTGTTCAGCTATAGATAATATGATTAAGGGAGCGGCAGGTCAAGCTATACAAAACATGAATATAATATTTGGTATTGAAGAAAATACAGGTTTAAAAAATATTGCACCATCATTTTAG
- the argB gene encoding acetylglutamate kinase has translation MINIEKANTLIEALPYIEKHQGKTIVVKYGGSAMKKDGLKESVMEDLVLMSYVGINIVLVHGGGAEINKMLAKVDIESKFVNGLRYTDEETMEIVKMVLAGKVNKDLVNKIHTKGGKAVGLCGIDNNMILCDPYKNYELGFVGEIKKVNVELIESCLKSGYISVIATIGVGDDGETYNINGDTAASAIAKELNADKLILLTDVPGLLREPDEEKSLITEVILEDVDKLFEEGIITGGMIPKIEGCVDALNNGVNRVHILDGRVPHSIITELFTDSGIGTLIRKENE, from the coding sequence ATGATTAATATAGAAAAAGCAAATACACTTATAGAAGCTTTACCATATATAGAAAAACATCAGGGAAAGACTATTGTAGTTAAGTATGGTGGAAGTGCAATGAAAAAAGATGGTCTAAAAGAATCTGTTATGGAAGACCTTGTGTTAATGAGTTATGTTGGAATCAATATAGTTTTAGTACATGGTGGAGGGGCAGAAATCAATAAGATGCTAGCAAAAGTGGATATAGAAAGTAAATTTGTAAATGGTCTTAGATATACAGATGAAGAGACCATGGAAATTGTAAAAATGGTACTTGCTGGAAAGGTTAATAAAGACCTAGTAAATAAAATACATACAAAAGGTGGAAAAGCAGTAGGGCTTTGTGGAATAGATAATAATATGATTTTATGTGACCCATATAAAAATTATGAACTTGGATTTGTAGGAGAAATCAAAAAAGTAAATGTTGAGCTTATAGAATCTTGTCTAAAGTCAGGTTATATTTCAGTAATTGCAACTATAGGTGTTGGAGATGATGGAGAGACTTATAATATAAATGGTGACACAGCAGCTTCTGCTATAGCTAAAGAGTTAAATGCAGATAAATTGATACTTCTTACAGATGTACCTGGTTTGTTAAGAGAGCCAGATGAAGAAAAATCATTAATAACAGAAGTTATATTAGAGGATGTTGATAAATTATTTGAAGAAGGTATAATTACTGGAGGTATGATACCTAAAATAGAGGGATGCGTAGATGCCTTAAATAACGGAGTAAATAGGGTACATATTTTGGATGGAAGAGTTCCACATTCTATAATAACAGAGCTATTTACTGATAGTGGAATAGGTACATTAATAAGAAAAGAAAATGAATAA
- the argJ gene encoding bifunctional glutamate N-acetyltransferase/amino-acid acetyltransferase ArgJ yields MEIIKGGVTVSEGFFASGIHCGLRKNKEKRDLALVYSDVLCDAAAVVTQNKVKGNPVYVTQEHIKNGKAQAIIVNSANANTFNGKEGLINAYKMAKFTSDKLNIKESDVLVASTGVIGKPLNIDLIEENMDELVNNLSKQGHIGAREAIMTTDIIKKEIAVAIMYGDKKITIGGMAKGSGMIHPNMATTLGFITTDANIDGVLLKEALKIAVDKSFNRVSVDGDTSTNDMVMILANGKAKNDRINKKDEHYQVFLSALTYVCIELAKLVAKDGEGCTKLIECYINGALSEAHAVKLAKTVISSSLVKTAVFGADANWGRILCALGYAGEEIDMEKVDIIFESMKGYIEVCKNGNGLDFNEEKAKKILEDDEISILVDLNMGNARGNAWGCDLSYDYVRINGSYRN; encoded by the coding sequence ATGGAGATTATAAAGGGTGGAGTTACAGTTTCAGAAGGATTTTTTGCTTCAGGGATTCACTGTGGCTTGAGAAAAAATAAAGAAAAAAGAGATTTAGCTTTGGTTTATTCAGATGTTTTATGTGATGCAGCAGCAGTAGTAACTCAAAATAAAGTAAAGGGCAATCCTGTTTATGTTACACAGGAACACATTAAAAATGGAAAAGCACAAGCTATCATAGTAAATAGTGCTAATGCTAATACCTTTAATGGAAAAGAAGGACTTATAAATGCTTATAAAATGGCTAAATTCACCAGTGATAAATTAAATATTAAAGAAAGTGATGTTTTGGTTGCATCTACAGGTGTTATAGGAAAGCCATTAAATATAGATTTAATAGAAGAAAATATGGATGAATTAGTGAATAATCTAAGTAAACAAGGTCATATTGGAGCAAGAGAAGCTATTATGACAACTGATATTATAAAAAAAGAAATAGCAGTAGCAATAATGTATGGAGATAAAAAAATAACTATTGGAGGTATGGCAAAAGGTTCTGGTATGATACATCCTAATATGGCAACAACGTTAGGATTTATAACTACAGATGCAAATATTGATGGAGTTTTGCTAAAAGAAGCTTTAAAAATTGCTGTTGACAAAAGTTTTAATAGAGTTAGTGTAGATGGAGATACAAGTACTAATGATATGGTAATGATTCTAGCAAATGGAAAAGCAAAAAATGATAGAATAAACAAAAAAGATGAACATTATCAAGTATTTTTGAGTGCACTTACATATGTCTGTATAGAACTTGCTAAACTTGTTGCAAAAGATGGAGAAGGATGTACAAAACTAATTGAATGCTATATAAATGGAGCATTAAGTGAAGCACATGCAGTAAAATTAGCAAAAACAGTTATATCTTCTTCATTAGTAAAGACAGCTGTATTTGGAGCTGACGCAAATTGGGGTAGAATACTGTGTGCTTTAGGTTATGCAGGTGAAGAAATAGATATGGAAAAAGTTGATATTATTTTTGAGAGTATGAAAGGATATATTGAAGTATGTAAAAATGGAAATGGATTAGATTTTAATGAGGAAAAAGCAAAAAAAATCCTTGAAGATGACGAAATAAGTATATTAGTAGATTTAAATATGGGCAATGCCAGAGGAAATGCATGGGGATGTGATTTAAGCTATGATTATGTAAGAATAAATGGAAGTTATAGAAATTAG